From a region of the Zingiber officinale cultivar Zhangliang chromosome 4B, Zo_v1.1, whole genome shotgun sequence genome:
- the LOC121978325 gene encoding uncharacterized protein LOC121978325, with translation MADNASEISGISVNPMSSSGQVQPVFTMAGTGGSDLQIVSEKLSETNYASWAVAVELYVKGHDKLDILHGTKVKPDDKDLSFRTWRRDNIQLMTWMLNSVNSDIKQVILHNKTTHDMWKTLEQMYGRRHDMLRTYQISSQIFKLEQGSMSVTNYFATLKGLWDEFDYYRMENWSSTDDHQRYLKFLEKDRIIKFLDGLTAEFENLKG, from the coding sequence ATGGCGGACAACGCTAGCGAAATCTCGGGGATTTCTGTGAACCCTATGTCTTCTTCAGGACAGGTACAACCGGTTTTCACAATGGCAGGCACTGGAGGGTCTGATCTTCAGATAGTATCAGAAAAATTGTCTGAGACAAATTATGCATCTTGGGCAGTTGCTGTTGAACTTTATGTCAAAGGCCATGATAAACTTGATATTCTTCATGGCACTAAAGTGAAACCAGATGACAAGGATCTTAGCTTTCGCACTTGGCGACGTGACAATATTCAATTAATGACTTGGATGCTTAACTCTGTTAATTCTGACATCAAACAAGTCATTCTTCATAACAAAACAACGCACGACATGTGGAAGACACTAGAGCAGATGTATGGACGTCGACATGATATGCTGCGTACTTATCAGATCAGCAGTCAAATTTTCAAACTTGAACAAGGTTCTATGTCAGTCACCAATTATTTTGCTACTCTGAAGGGACTGTGGGATGAGTTTGACTACTACCGGATGGAAAATTGGAGTTCCACTGATGATCATCAGAGATATTTAAAGTTTCTGGAAAAAGacagaattattaaatttttagatgGACTTACTGCAGAGTTTGAGAATTTAAAAGGGTAA